A region of Rhodoferax potami DNA encodes the following proteins:
- a CDS encoding dihydroneopterin aldolase yields MSHDPFVTLALECRRLFLKDHVVQVRIGAHDFEKGVTQRLIFNVELFVPFEGSTPTSDSLSEVVDYDFVRQLIASRVARGHVELQETLCDELVQQMLAHPQVRAVRLSTQKPDVYPDCAGVGVEVFRMKGANA; encoded by the coding sequence ATGAGCCACGATCCGTTCGTCACCCTGGCGCTGGAATGCCGCCGCCTTTTTTTAAAGGACCATGTAGTGCAGGTGCGCATCGGCGCGCACGACTTTGAAAAAGGGGTCACCCAGCGGCTGATTTTCAATGTGGAGCTGTTTGTGCCATTTGAGGGCAGCACCCCCACCTCCGACAGCCTCTCCGAGGTGGTGGACTACGACTTTGTGCGCCAGCTGATTGCCAGCCGTGTGGCGCGCGGCCATGTCGAGCTGCAAGAAACCTTGTGCGATGAGCTGGTGCAGCAGATGCTGGCGCACCCGCAAGTGCGCGCCGTGCGCCTATCGACCCAAAAACCTGACGTATACCCCGACTGTGCGGGGGTAGGCGTTGAAGTATTCCGAATGAAAGGCGCCAATGCGTGA
- a CDS encoding DUF4136 domain-containing protein, whose product MLSNLRTWRLLALVVLATALTGCSLPRMIDSDVQSFAGASAPVSPADFRFERLPSQQNSSAQDTVENLTQEALERVGVMRNDASGRYLVMVGLGVDNIRNPHYRPPRSRFIRGADGRLYEDRPLTPDIEVPWYRHRVHLTLRDSTTSQVAYETTAVFDGPWRDTLNLLPPMLEAALKDYPMPVQRKVVVELPAANKENP is encoded by the coding sequence ATGCTTTCGAACCTCCGAACCTGGCGCCTACTGGCCCTCGTGGTCTTGGCAACTGCACTCACAGGCTGCTCTTTGCCGCGCATGATCGACAGCGATGTGCAGAGCTTTGCCGGCGCCAGCGCACCCGTCAGCCCGGCTGACTTCCGGTTTGAGCGCCTGCCCTCCCAACAAAACAGCAGCGCCCAAGACACCGTAGAAAACCTGACCCAGGAAGCCCTGGAGCGGGTGGGCGTGATGCGCAATGACGCCTCGGGCCGCTACTTGGTGATGGTCGGGCTGGGGGTGGACAACATCCGCAACCCGCACTACCGGCCGCCACGTTCGCGGTTCATCCGGGGCGCAGATGGACGGCTCTACGAAGACCGGCCCCTCACGCCTGACATCGAGGTGCCTTGGTATCGCCATCGGGTGCACTTGACCCTGCGCGACAGCACGACCAGCCAGGTAGCCTATGAGACCACGGCCGTTTTTGACGGCCCGTGGCGCGATACCCTGAACCTGCTGCCCCCCATGCTGGAAGCCGCGCTCAAAGACTACCCCATGCCGGTGCAGCGCAAAGTCGTGGTGGAGTTACCGGCCGCGAACAAAGAGAACCCTTAA
- a CDS encoding carbonic anhydrase — protein MIPRPPERYRPRLRPMRLVALLAAGLCLAPVWANDAKPAKKPVVGEISATSASNPKEVGDQLREALGKDVMGKKKLLINVSKVPGAGGSPSGPPRNKAPSKSSDASGSGGQNSRQYIEARAAAMAGTSIGPALPVLAAPAGMPAAPPIWSYEGDSGPQAWGQLRPDYQLCANGQRQSPINIEEGSTLQGPAEPIEFSDLPSQGVVINTGRTIRVDVDGVNSMFVRGSRYRLVHVDFHSPSEMAINYRRFSMVAHLHHQNEQGQLAIVAVSLDPGEPNPLIEKVWTYMPLDVGDRVEMPRSTLNLSELLPSDTRYFQYMGSLTTPPCTEGVLWLVLKQPAALSAQQLRLFTQLYPQNARPVQRTNGRPVREAQ, from the coding sequence TTGATACCCCGCCCCCCCGAACGCTACCGACCACGCTTGCGACCAATGCGCTTGGTCGCACTCCTGGCAGCTGGCCTGTGCCTGGCGCCGGTGTGGGCCAACGATGCGAAGCCTGCCAAAAAGCCCGTGGTGGGTGAGATATCGGCCACTAGCGCCTCCAACCCCAAAGAGGTCGGCGACCAGCTGCGTGAAGCCTTGGGCAAAGACGTGATGGGCAAAAAGAAACTGCTGATCAACGTCTCCAAAGTGCCCGGAGCCGGCGGCTCGCCCTCCGGCCCGCCGCGCAACAAAGCGCCCAGCAAAAGCAGCGACGCCAGCGGCTCAGGCGGCCAAAACAGCCGCCAGTACATCGAGGCGCGCGCCGCGGCAATGGCGGGTACCAGCATTGGGCCAGCCTTGCCGGTGCTCGCTGCGCCTGCTGGCATGCCGGCTGCGCCGCCCATTTGGTCTTACGAGGGGGATAGCGGCCCGCAAGCTTGGGGGCAACTCCGCCCCGACTACCAGCTGTGTGCCAACGGCCAGCGCCAATCGCCCATCAACATTGAAGAGGGCAGCACTTTGCAGGGGCCGGCAGAACCCATCGAGTTCAGCGACCTTCCCAGCCAAGGCGTCGTCATCAACACCGGGCGCACCATCCGGGTCGATGTCGACGGGGTGAACTCGATGTTTGTGCGCGGCTCGCGCTATCGCTTGGTCCATGTGGACTTCCACAGCCCGTCCGAGATGGCGATCAACTACCGGCGCTTCTCGATGGTGGCCCACTTGCACCACCAGAATGAGCAGGGCCAGCTTGCCATCGTCGCGGTCTCTTTGGACCCCGGCGAACCCAACCCCTTGATTGAAAAAGTGTGGACCTACATGCCACTCGATGTAGGCGACCGTGTGGAAATGCCCAGGTCGACCTTGAATCTGAGCGAGCTGCTCCCGTCGGACACCCGGTATTTTCAGTACATGGGCTCACTGACGACACCGCCTTGCACTGAAGGGGTGCTGTGGCTCGTTTTAAAGCAGCCGGCAGCCCTCAGCGCGCAGCAACTGCGCCTATTCACCCAGCTCTATCCGCAAAATGCACGCCCCGTGCAGCGAACAAATGGCCGGCCTGTGCGTGAAGCGCAATAA
- the ruvA gene encoding Holliday junction branch migration protein RuvA produces the protein MIGKLTGIVSDKNPPQVIIDCGGVGYEVQVPMSTFYNLPADGHKVTLLTHFVVREDAQILYGFATNTEREAFRELIKISGVGPRTALSVLSGMDVGDLAQAVTLQEAGRLIKVPGIGKKTAERLLLELKGKLGADLGAPLGAVGDAQSDILQALLALGYSDKEAAAALKALPKDVGVSDGIKLALKSLAK, from the coding sequence ATGATCGGCAAACTCACAGGCATCGTCAGCGACAAAAATCCACCGCAAGTCATCATCGACTGCGGCGGCGTGGGCTACGAGGTGCAGGTGCCCATGAGCACCTTCTACAACCTGCCGGCCGACGGCCACAAGGTCACGCTGCTCACCCACTTTGTGGTGCGCGAAGATGCGCAAATCCTCTACGGTTTTGCCACCAACACCGAGCGCGAGGCCTTCCGCGAATTGATCAAGATCTCCGGCGTGGGGCCGCGTACGGCCTTGTCGGTGCTGTCGGGCATGGACGTGGGCGACTTGGCACAGGCGGTAACCTTGCAAGAGGCCGGTCGCCTGATCAAGGTACCGGGCATCGGCAAAAAGACAGCCGAGCGCTTGCTGTTGGAGCTCAAGGGCAAGTTGGGTGCAGACCTTGGAGCGCCCTTGGGCGCCGTGGGCGATGCGCAGTCTGACATCCTGCAGGCGTTGCTGGCCTTGGGTTACAGCGACAAAGAAGCGGCAGCCGCACTCAAGGCCCTGCCCAAGGATGTGGGTGTCAGCGACGGTATCAAGCTGGCGCTGAAGTCTTTGGCCAAATAG
- the ruvB gene encoding Holliday junction branch migration DNA helicase RuvB, producing MSIQTDDFAVPPPPAPRVVSAAPVSNSEEAIERALRPKLLDEYVGQAKVREQLEIFIGAAKKRDEALDHVLLFGPPGLGKTTLSHIIAHELGVNLRQTSGPVLEKPKDLAALLTNLEKNDVLFIDEIHRLSAVVEEILYPALEDYKIDIMIGEGPAARSIKLDLQPFTLVGATTRAGMLTNPLRDRFGIVARLEFYTNEELARIVKRSAGLLGVPMDEDGGFEIARRSRGTPRIANRLLRRVRDFAEVKGDGKITLDIANRALAMLDVDPQGFDLMDRKLLEAVIHRFDGGPVGLDNIAASIGEERETIEDVIEPYLIQQGYLQRTPRGRIATLAAYRHLGVTAPAGPVVDLLGD from the coding sequence GTGAGCATTCAGACCGACGATTTTGCTGTTCCCCCGCCGCCTGCGCCCCGCGTAGTGTCGGCCGCGCCTGTGTCTAACAGCGAAGAGGCCATCGAACGCGCCCTGCGCCCCAAGCTGCTCGACGAGTATGTGGGCCAGGCCAAGGTGCGCGAGCAGCTGGAAATTTTTATCGGCGCTGCCAAAAAACGCGACGAGGCGCTGGACCACGTGCTGCTGTTCGGCCCGCCCGGTTTGGGCAAAACCACTCTGAGCCACATCATTGCCCACGAGCTGGGCGTGAACCTACGCCAGACCTCCGGCCCGGTGCTCGAAAAGCCCAAGGACCTGGCCGCGCTGCTGACCAACCTGGAAAAGAACGACGTTCTTTTCATCGACGAAATTCACCGCCTCTCTGCGGTGGTGGAAGAAATCTTGTACCCCGCGCTGGAGGACTACAAGATTGACATCATGATCGGCGAAGGCCCGGCGGCCCGCTCCATCAAGCTCGATTTGCAGCCCTTCACGCTGGTGGGCGCTACCACCCGTGCCGGCATGCTGACCAACCCGCTGCGCGACCGCTTCGGCATCGTGGCGCGGCTGGAGTTTTATACGAATGAAGAGCTGGCCCGCATCGTCAAGCGCAGTGCGGGCCTCTTGGGTGTGCCGATGGACGAAGATGGTGGTTTCGAGATCGCCCGCCGCTCCCGCGGCACGCCGCGTATCGCCAACCGCTTGCTGCGCCGCGTGCGCGACTTTGCCGAGGTCAAGGGCGACGGTAAGATCACCCTGGATATTGCCAACCGTGCGCTGGCCATGCTGGATGTAGACCCGCAAGGTTTTGACTTGATGGACCGCAAGCTGCTGGAGGCGGTGATTCACCGCTTCGACGGCGGCCCTGTGGGGCTGGACAACATTGCCGCCAGCATTGGCGAAGAGCGCGAAACCATTGAAGACGTCATCGAGCCCTACCTGATCCAGCAGGGTTACTTGCAGCGCACCCCGCGCGGCCGCATTGCCACGCTGGCCGCCTACCGCCACCTCGGAGTCACCGCGCCTGCGGGGCCGGTGGTGGACTTGTTGGGCGACTAA
- a CDS encoding PhoH family protein, whose product MILKHIFTPLNNTRLSHLCGPTDEHLRTIERELEVKIAHRHEQFKVEGAKVKAQRAMEMLQALYEIPARPIAASTVQLMLSGDGELGAEGPTLSTRRADLKPRSQNQALYLDNIAEFDITFGIGPAGTGKTYLAVAAAVDALQRSSVQRIVLTRPAVEAGERLGFLPGDLNQKVDPYLRPLYDALYDLMGYDQVHKAFERQQLEIAPLAFMRGRTLNNAFVILDEAQNTTPEQMKMFLTRVGFGTKTVITGDLTQIDLPKAQMSGLVEAERVLRRTPGIAITRLTSSDIVRHPLVARIVDAYEAARLEDLPPIAIPDPEPELPRVGLPKTRSPRRG is encoded by the coding sequence TTGATTCTCAAACACATCTTCACCCCGCTGAACAACACGCGTCTCTCGCACCTGTGCGGCCCGACCGACGAACACCTGCGCACCATCGAGCGCGAGCTGGAGGTCAAAATTGCCCACCGGCATGAGCAGTTCAAGGTGGAAGGCGCCAAGGTCAAAGCCCAGCGCGCCATGGAGATGCTGCAGGCCTTGTACGAGATTCCGGCCAGGCCGATTGCCGCCTCCACCGTGCAGCTCATGCTCAGCGGCGATGGCGAGTTGGGTGCTGAAGGACCGACTTTATCCACCCGCCGTGCGGACCTCAAACCCCGCAGCCAGAACCAGGCGCTGTACCTGGACAACATTGCCGAGTTCGACATCACATTCGGCATCGGCCCTGCTGGTACCGGCAAGACCTATCTCGCCGTGGCTGCTGCGGTGGATGCGCTGCAGCGCAGCTCGGTGCAGCGCATTGTGCTGACCCGCCCCGCGGTGGAAGCCGGAGAGCGCCTGGGCTTTCTGCCCGGCGACCTGAACCAGAAGGTGGACCCCTATCTGCGCCCCCTGTACGACGCGCTCTACGACCTGATGGGCTACGACCAGGTGCACAAGGCCTTTGAGCGCCAGCAGCTGGAAATTGCACCTCTCGCTTTCATGCGCGGGCGTACGCTGAACAACGCGTTTGTCATCCTTGACGAGGCACAAAACACCACGCCCGAACAGATGAAGATGTTTTTGACACGCGTGGGCTTCGGCACCAAGACGGTGATCACCGGCGACCTGACCCAAATCGATTTGCCCAAGGCACAGATGAGTGGGCTGGTGGAAGCCGAGCGCGTGTTGCGCCGCACGCCGGGCATTGCCATCACCCGCCTTACCAGCTCCGACATCGTGCGCCACCCGCTGGTCGCCCGCATCGTGGATGCCTACGAGGCCGCACGGCTGGAAGACCTGCCACCGATAGCTATTCCAGACCCAGAGCCCGAACTCCCCCGCGTGGGCCTGCCCAAGACCCGCAGCCCACGTCGCGGCTAA
- the ttcA gene encoding tRNA 2-thiocytidine(32) synthetase TtcA — translation MNATWVEEDTIADAEAAEATANRNKELKIERETHKLEKRLCRQVGQAIIDFNMIEEGDRVMVCMSGGKDSYGMLDILLKMQQRAPINFEIVAVNLDQKQPGFPEHILPEYLAKLGVEFHIETQDTYSIVKRNIPEGKTMCSLCSRLRRGILYNVARKLKCNKLALGHHRDDMLQTFFLNMFFGGKLKGMPPKLTSDNGEFVVIRPLAYVAEKDLIRWAAHREFPIIPCSLCGSQTNLQRVQIGNMLRDWEKQYPGRAETMFTALQNVVPSHLMDHTKHDFKNIRPTGIADENGDKAFDAEDLPAPTLPGLSGLPGMQVVSL, via the coding sequence ATGAACGCCACATGGGTTGAAGAAGACACCATCGCCGACGCGGAAGCCGCAGAAGCCACCGCCAACCGCAACAAAGAACTCAAGATCGAGCGCGAAACCCACAAGCTCGAGAAGCGCCTGTGCCGCCAGGTGGGCCAAGCCATCATCGACTTCAACATGATCGAAGAAGGCGACCGCGTCATGGTCTGCATGTCCGGCGGCAAAGACAGCTACGGCATGCTCGATATCCTGCTCAAGATGCAGCAGCGCGCACCGATCAACTTCGAGATCGTGGCGGTCAACCTCGACCAGAAGCAGCCCGGCTTTCCTGAACACATCCTGCCCGAGTACCTGGCTAAGCTGGGAGTGGAATTCCACATCGAGACGCAGGACACCTACTCCATCGTCAAACGCAACATCCCCGAAGGCAAGACCATGTGCAGCCTGTGCAGCCGTCTGCGCCGGGGCATTTTGTACAACGTGGCACGCAAGCTCAAGTGCAACAAACTCGCGCTGGGCCACCACCGCGACGACATGTTGCAGACCTTTTTCCTGAACATGTTCTTCGGTGGCAAGCTCAAGGGTATGCCGCCCAAGCTCACCAGCGACAACGGCGAATTCGTAGTGATCCGCCCGCTGGCTTATGTGGCCGAGAAAGACCTGATCCGCTGGGCGGCGCACCGCGAGTTCCCGATCATCCCTTGCTCGCTGTGCGGCAGCCAGACCAACCTGCAACGGGTGCAGATCGGCAACATGCTGCGCGACTGGGAAAAGCAATACCCCGGCCGTGCCGAGACCATGTTCACCGCGCTGCAAAACGTGGTTCCTTCGCACCTGATGGACCACACCAAGCACGACTTCAAAAATATCCGCCCCACCGGCATTGCGGACGAGAATGGCGACAAGGCCTTTGACGCTGAAGACCTGCCCGCTCCAACCCTGCCCGGCTTGTCGGGCTTGCCCGGAATGCAAGTGGTCAGCCTGTAA
- a CDS encoding SDR family oxidoreductase has translation MLKRVLVTGGAHRLGALICTRFAAAGWEVWCHYQRSAHAALALCAQLRAQGHEAHAIHANLADETSRRDLIAEIAVKSGPLHCLVNNASSFEPDAGDAIDTEGARQQLEVNLMAPLSLSRWMANSLDPDALAGGHSVIHVLDQKVFNLNPDYFSYTVSKLALERAVALQAQALAPAVRVCGVAPGLMFLSGPQTQENFDKAARVNLLREPIDPGQVAATCLFLAENPCITGTTLCVDNGQHLVPLARDVMFAVDAQPEKTCP, from the coding sequence GTGTTGAAGCGCGTACTCGTTACCGGCGGAGCCCACCGTTTGGGCGCCTTGATTTGCACCCGCTTTGCGGCTGCGGGTTGGGAGGTCTGGTGCCATTACCAACGCAGTGCGCATGCCGCACTCGCGCTGTGCGCACAGCTGCGGGCACAAGGGCATGAGGCACATGCGATCCACGCCAACCTGGCCGACGAGACCAGTCGCCGCGATTTGATTGCCGAGATTGCCGTCAAATCAGGCCCCCTGCACTGTCTGGTCAACAACGCCAGCAGTTTCGAGCCCGATGCTGGCGACGCCATCGACACCGAGGGCGCACGCCAACAACTCGAAGTGAACCTGATGGCGCCCCTGTCGCTCTCACGCTGGATGGCCAACAGCCTCGACCCTGACGCATTGGCGGGCGGACACAGTGTGATTCACGTGTTGGACCAAAAAGTGTTCAACCTGAACCCGGATTATTTTTCATACACCGTCAGCAAACTCGCACTCGAACGGGCGGTTGCCCTGCAGGCACAGGCGCTCGCACCTGCGGTACGGGTGTGCGGTGTGGCCCCGGGTCTGATGTTTTTGAGCGGCCCGCAAACACAAGAAAACTTCGACAAAGCCGCCCGGGTGAATTTGCTGCGCGAGCCGATTGACCCCGGCCAAGTGGCCGCCACCTGCTTGTTTCTGGCGGAAAACCCTTGTATCACCGGCACCACCTTGTGCGTGGACAACGGCCAGCACTTGGTGCCGCTGGCCCGCGACGTGATGTTTGCGGTGGATGCCCAACCCGAGAAAACATGCCCATGA
- a CDS encoding histidine phosphatase family protein, whose translation MPVTRIIAVRHGETAWNVDTRIQGQLDIGLNDRGLWQAERVGKALAEESIDRIYSSDLQRAHTTAQAIARHAANPTAHEVQLHTGLRERSFGTFEGETWADIAEKWPDESRRWKQRDPHFAPPGGETPTQLLARVQATVDDIAARHPGEHIVLVAHGGVMDMLYRLATRQELHAPRTWHLGNAAINRLLWTPDGLNLVGWGDARHLEDDVLDETTA comes from the coding sequence ATGCCGGTCACCCGCATCATCGCCGTGCGCCACGGTGAAACCGCCTGGAATGTGGACACCCGCATCCAAGGCCAGCTCGACATAGGCCTGAACGACCGTGGCCTGTGGCAAGCCGAGCGCGTGGGCAAGGCATTGGCTGAGGAATCCATCGACCGGATCTACAGCAGCGACCTGCAGCGCGCCCACACCACGGCCCAAGCCATTGCCCGACACGCAGCCAACCCGACAGCGCACGAGGTGCAACTGCACACCGGCTTGCGCGAGCGGAGCTTTGGCACCTTCGAGGGCGAGACTTGGGCGGACATTGCTGAAAAATGGCCCGATGAGTCCCGCCGCTGGAAGCAACGAGACCCCCACTTTGCCCCGCCCGGCGGCGAAACTCCGACCCAGTTGCTGGCCCGCGTGCAGGCCACCGTGGATGACATCGCGGCGCGCCACCCAGGCGAACACATCGTGCTGGTCGCCCATGGCGGCGTGATGGATATGCTCTACCGCCTTGCCACCCGGCAAGAGCTGCATGCCCCGCGCACCTGGCACTTGGGCAACGCGGCCATCAACCGGCTGCTGTGGACACCCGACGGACTGAACCTGGTCGGCTGGGGCGATGCACGCCACCTGGAAGACGACGTGCTGGACGAAACCACCGCCTGA
- a CDS encoding lysoplasmalogenase family protein has protein sequence MSKIIVFATPVFFLLIALEFAWSRRANARVPGSRAYRLNDAINSISLGILSQVAGVLSKVLTVGIYAAVFNAVALYPDLAFWSTWYGVVLALVFYDFCYYWLHRAGHVVALFWAAHVVHHQSQHYNLSTALRQTSSGALFGWVFYLPMAIAGVPPLIFGIVALIDLLYQFWVHTEQVGKLGWFDRVFCSPSNHRVHHAVNDPYIDKNYGGILMVWDRMFGTFREEDEPCVYGTRGALNSWDPVWANAEVYWGLAKDSWTTRRWVDKLRIWFMPPGWQPADLAAAHPKPAFRLEQVQTFNPPLSTRQQWFASLQFLGLLGAVAAFLWVADSLSFIDAALYAAGLFASVWAVGRFMQHGLNTLEVLAVEAAAWASLSAIDLLPGHLLAKPLVMTIAIIFVATRAYSMSASDQKHFKSTVLLLAALVFSLAGDVFLMLPGDYFIPGLAAFLVAHAFYIALFRQDAPWFANRRALQGVLAVGAGVYAVLWSHLPDAGLQVAVAAYIAVICLMTSQALGRASTLGDAAADRVALGACIFMASDALIAINKFLMPVPLASFWILVTYFAAQLLITRNSKA, from the coding sequence ATGAGCAAAATCATCGTTTTCGCCACCCCGGTTTTTTTCCTCCTCATCGCTCTGGAGTTCGCGTGGAGCCGGCGTGCCAACGCCCGCGTTCCGGGCAGCCGGGCCTATCGCCTCAATGACGCGATCAACAGCATCAGCCTCGGCATCCTGAGCCAGGTGGCAGGGGTGCTGAGCAAGGTGCTCACGGTGGGCATCTATGCCGCGGTGTTCAATGCGGTTGCCTTGTACCCCGACCTCGCTTTCTGGAGCACCTGGTACGGCGTGGTGCTAGCGTTGGTGTTTTACGATTTTTGCTACTACTGGCTGCACCGCGCCGGCCATGTGGTGGCGCTGTTTTGGGCGGCCCATGTGGTGCACCACCAGAGCCAGCACTACAACCTCTCGACCGCACTGCGCCAGACCAGCAGCGGGGCATTGTTCGGCTGGGTGTTTTACCTGCCCATGGCCATAGCCGGGGTGCCACCGCTGATTTTCGGCATCGTGGCGCTCATCGACCTGCTTTATCAGTTCTGGGTGCACACCGAGCAGGTGGGAAAGCTGGGCTGGTTTGACCGGGTGTTCTGCTCGCCCAGCAACCACCGGGTGCACCACGCGGTGAACGACCCGTACATCGACAAAAACTACGGCGGCATCCTGATGGTGTGGGACCGTATGTTTGGCACCTTCCGGGAGGAAGATGAACCTTGCGTTTACGGCACCCGCGGTGCGCTCAATAGCTGGGACCCGGTGTGGGCCAATGCCGAGGTGTACTGGGGTCTGGCCAAAGATAGCTGGACCACCCGCCGCTGGGTCGACAAGCTGCGCATCTGGTTCATGCCACCGGGCTGGCAACCGGCAGACCTGGCCGCGGCCCACCCAAAACCCGCATTCCGCTTGGAACAGGTGCAGACGTTTAACCCGCCCTTAAGCACCCGCCAGCAGTGGTTCGCCAGTCTGCAGTTTTTGGGCTTACTGGGTGCTGTGGCGGCATTTTTGTGGGTGGCGGACAGCCTGAGCTTTATCGATGCTGCGCTCTATGCGGCGGGCCTGTTTGCCTCGGTTTGGGCGGTAGGCCGATTCATGCAACATGGCCTGAACACGCTGGAAGTGTTAGCCGTAGAAGCTGCGGCTTGGGCCAGCCTGAGTGCAATAGACCTGCTACCCGGCCACCTGCTGGCCAAACCACTGGTCATGACAATTGCTATTATTTTTGTAGCTACTCGTGCTTATTCTATGAGCGCTAGTGATCAAAAACACTTCAAATCGACTGTCTTGCTGCTTGCGGCGTTGGTATTTTCGCTGGCGGGTGATGTATTCCTGATGCTGCCCGGCGACTATTTCATCCCCGGGCTGGCGGCGTTTCTGGTGGCGCACGCCTTCTACATCGCCCTGTTCCGGCAGGATGCGCCGTGGTTTGCCAACCGCAGGGCGTTGCAAGGAGTGCTGGCAGTTGGCGCCGGGGTGTATGCCGTGCTGTGGAGCCACTTGCCTGATGCAGGCTTGCAGGTGGCCGTGGCAGCCTATATCGCCGTGATCTGTTTGATGACCTCACAGGCCTTGGGCCGGGCAAGCACATTGGGCGATGCAGCCGCTGATCGCGTGGCGCTGGGCGCCTGCATTTTCATGGCGAGCGACGCGCTAATCGCGATCAACAAATTCCTGATGCCGGTACCCTTGGCCTCGTTCTGGATTTTGGTGACTTACTTTGCAGCCCAGCTGCTCATCACCCGCAACAGCAAAGCCTGA
- a CDS encoding dihydroneopterin aldolase, translated as MKAGTGHQTLTLTGLRFDANLGILESEKLAPQPIQVDAELSLGTQPLLPHDDDINHVLDYRKVRQIIITECTAEHVNLLETLIGKLAHRLMQLPGVLGVRVKIAKLEIFEDCEVAIRMETGQW; from the coding sequence ATGAAGGCCGGCACCGGTCACCAAACCCTGACCCTCACGGGCCTGCGCTTTGACGCCAACTTGGGCATTCTGGAATCAGAAAAGCTCGCGCCCCAACCCATTCAGGTAGACGCTGAGTTAAGCCTGGGCACCCAGCCGCTATTGCCGCATGACGATGACATCAACCATGTGCTGGACTACCGCAAGGTGAGGCAGATCATCATCACGGAGTGCACTGCCGAGCATGTGAACCTGCTGGAAACGCTGATCGGCAAACTGGCCCACCGGCTGATGCAATTGCCCGGCGTGCTGGGCGTGCGGGTCAAGATCGCGAAACTGGAAATTTTTGAAGACTGTGAAGTTGCCATCCGCATGGAAACCGGGCAGTGGTAA
- a CDS encoding class I SAM-dependent methyltransferase, with translation MSTTENIPANLTRIIADAIEKAGGWLGFDTFMAMALYAPGLGYYTNGSTKFGQMPQGVSTAEGVQGAGSDFVTAPEISPLFGQALARQVAQVLEATGTDEVWEFGAGTGALAGQLLDALGDRVRRYTIVDLSDSLKARQRERLARHADKVQWVSELPATMRGVVVGNEVLDAMPVQLLVRVAGVWHERGVTLSGGDLVWADRLTDLRPPLEVDGEHDYLTEIHAQGDAFVRTLADRLQLGAALLLDYGFPESEYYHVQRSGGTVMCHQAHQADANPLDRVGLKDITAHVNFTGTAVAAQDAGMDVLGYTNQAHFLINCGMVEAMQSQDLAARVAASKLLMEHEMGELFKVIAIGRGVDTPLLGFARGDRTHRL, from the coding sequence ATGTCCACGACGGAAAACATTCCGGCCAACCTGACCCGAATTATCGCGGATGCCATCGAGAAAGCCGGTGGATGGCTGGGATTTGACACATTCATGGCCATGGCTTTGTATGCGCCGGGGCTGGGCTACTACACCAATGGCTCGACCAAGTTCGGCCAAATGCCCCAAGGTGTGAGCACCGCAGAGGGCGTGCAGGGCGCGGGTAGTGACTTTGTCACGGCCCCTGAAATCAGCCCGCTGTTCGGTCAGGCACTGGCCCGCCAAGTCGCCCAAGTGCTGGAGGCCACCGGGACGGACGAGGTGTGGGAGTTTGGCGCCGGCACCGGTGCGCTGGCAGGGCAGTTGCTTGATGCACTGGGCGACCGGGTGCGCCGGTACACGATTGTGGATCTCTCAGACTCCCTCAAAGCCCGCCAACGTGAGCGCTTAGCCCGGCACGCCGACAAGGTGCAATGGGTGAGCGAACTGCCGGCCACCATGCGAGGAGTGGTGGTGGGCAACGAGGTGCTGGATGCGATGCCGGTTCAGCTTCTGGTGCGGGTGGCCGGTGTGTGGCACGAGCGCGGTGTGACGCTTTCTGGTGGCGACCTCGTCTGGGCAGATCGCTTGACCGATTTGCGCCCCCCACTGGAGGTGGATGGCGAGCACGACTACCTGACCGAGATCCACGCCCAGGGCGACGCGTTTGTGCGCACCCTGGCAGACCGCTTGCAGCTGGGCGCTGCTTTGTTGCTGGACTATGGTTTTCCGGAGAGTGAGTACTACCATGTACAGCGGTCCGGCGGCACCGTGATGTGCCACCAGGCCCACCAGGCCGACGCCAATCCGCTGGACCGTGTAGGCCTGAAAGACATTACTGCGCATGTCAACTTCACCGGTACCGCAGTGGCCGCGCAAGACGCCGGCATGGACGTGTTGGGCTACACCAACCAAGCGCACTTCTTGATCAACTGCGGCATGGTTGAGGCCATGCAGTCTCAGGATTTGGCGGCCCGTGTGGCGGCCAGCAAGTTGCTCATGGAGCACGAAATGGGCGAGCTTTTCAAGGTGATTGCCATCGGGCGGGGGGTGGACACGCCCTTGCTAGGCTTCGCCCGTGGCGACCGTACCCACCGGCTTTGA